In one window of Deltaproteobacteria bacterium DNA:
- a CDS encoding AAA family ATPase, producing MAEEKPIISVCGKGGVGKTAFCAMLGRALLDLEVKPLLLIDADPAGGLVSATGQTVKTTLAGAREAMIRAARSGDPKQKESLARDLDYLVMEALLERDGYALLAMGRMDEKGCFCPANTLLREAIDLLVTPFSFVLIDAEAGLEQISRQVTRRVTKVIAVSDGSSRSRDTINIILQMVGPEKLAVAVNRAPDAQGLDLPENVEILGLIPEDGEVRDFDRRGRPLWELPPDNPALEAARKIALKLAP from the coding sequence ATGGCTGAGGAAAAGCCCATCATCTCGGTCTGCGGCAAGGGCGGCGTGGGCAAGACCGCCTTCTGCGCCATGCTGGGCCGCGCTCTCCTGGACTTGGAAGTTAAGCCCCTTCTTCTCATAGACGCCGACCCTGCTGGCGGCCTGGTTTCGGCCACTGGCCAGACGGTGAAAACCACCCTGGCCGGGGCCCGCGAGGCCATGATAAGGGCGGCCCGGAGCGGCGACCCCAAACAGAAGGAAAGCCTGGCCCGCGACCTGGATTATCTCGTCATGGAAGCCCTTCTGGAGCGGGACGGCTACGCCCTTCTGGCAATGGGCCGCATGGACGAAAAGGGCTGCTTCTGCCCGGCCAACACCCTTTTGCGCGAAGCAATAGACCTTCTGGTCACGCCCTTTTCCTTCGTTCTCATAGACGCGGAGGCGGGCCTTGAGCAGATAAGCAGGCAGGTCACAAGAAGGGTGACGAAGGTGATCGCGGTTTCCGACGGATCGAGCCGGAGCCGGGACACCATAAATATCATCCTTCAGATGGTGGGGCCCGAAAAGCTGGCGGTGGCGGTCAACCGCGCCCCGGATGCCCAGGGCCTCGACCTCCCCGAAAACGTGGAAATCCTTGGGCTTATCCCCGAAGACGGAGAGGTGAGGGACTTCGACCGCCGGGGACGCCCCCTGTGGGAACTGCCCCCGGACAACCCGGCCCTTGAGGCCGCGCGGAAAATTGCCCTGAAACTGGCCCCCTGA
- a CDS encoding 2-hydroxyacyl-CoA dehydratase, giving the protein MSIYDLKGARVSPMEQARTLYYKAEAYGHIANMGLRVGPLTMLGHLRSKPWLKVLLDCGTLFDMSTKGREGLYRQASAMALSRVVKAITETLEGVFTRPEYTVMHEDLVPPEIIYAMGLNPWMAELLGIMGPLIRSDFAERYIDVSENAGTPPDICSLPKATMGLALKGEMPRPAAILTSNMPCDGGMSCYTVLERELNVPTFRLDVPYNFYDERSTKYFADELFRAVKWLEANTPGRMDWDRLKEICDERNRSVEYQMELWDLIREKPAPLAGEALYLGHMIFMVAMPGRPACTEYMKTMVDMAKRIRAEGGALHNERFRAALWNPPTLVYPELIAWAEQRYGVVTLMDMISYNRHPYIDTKSPQTIMEGLSRIIMQGPMARHTRGPQTNFFTDLFDLYERFNLDMIWMAGHMGCKNTMALNGMFREKCRERGIPLLIIQYDLSDTRVVSPAEIRKQAEGFMETVIKAEPSK; this is encoded by the coding sequence ATGAGCATATACGATCTCAAGGGCGCAAGGGTCAGCCCCATGGAGCAGGCCCGCACGCTATATTATAAGGCTGAGGCATACGGCCACATAGCGAACATGGGATTGAGGGTTGGGCCGCTCACCATGCTGGGGCATTTGAGGTCCAAGCCCTGGCTCAAGGTTCTTCTGGACTGCGGCACCCTCTTCGACATGTCCACCAAGGGACGCGAGGGCCTCTACCGCCAGGCGAGCGCAATGGCCCTTTCAAGGGTGGTGAAGGCCATAACCGAGACCCTTGAGGGGGTCTTCACCCGGCCCGAATACACCGTCATGCACGAGGACCTGGTTCCGCCCGAAATAATCTACGCAATGGGCTTGAATCCCTGGATGGCCGAGCTTTTGGGCATCATGGGGCCGCTCATCCGCTCGGATTTCGCCGAGCGCTACATAGACGTCTCGGAAAACGCCGGGACCCCTCCCGACATATGCAGCCTTCCCAAGGCCACCATGGGCCTTGCCTTGAAGGGAGAAATGCCGAGGCCCGCCGCCATTCTCACGTCCAACATGCCCTGCGACGGCGGCATGAGCTGCTACACCGTCCTTGAGCGGGAACTCAACGTCCCCACCTTCCGCCTGGACGTTCCCTACAACTTCTACGACGAGCGAAGCACGAAGTACTTCGCCGACGAGCTTTTCCGGGCCGTAAAGTGGCTGGAGGCCAACACTCCGGGCCGCATGGACTGGGACCGCCTGAAGGAAATCTGCGACGAACGCAACCGCTCGGTGGAATACCAGATGGAGCTATGGGACCTCATCCGGGAAAAACCCGCGCCCCTGGCGGGCGAGGCCCTGTACCTGGGGCACATGATCTTCATGGTGGCCATGCCGGGGAGGCCCGCCTGCACCGAATACATGAAAACCATGGTGGACATGGCCAAACGCATACGGGCAGAGGGCGGCGCGCTTCACAACGAGCGCTTCCGGGCCGCCCTGTGGAACCCGCCCACCCTGGTCTACCCGGAGCTCATCGCCTGGGCCGAGCAGCGCTACGGGGTCGTCACCCTCATGGACATGATCTCGTACAACCGCCACCCCTACATCGATACGAAAAGCCCCCAGACCATAATGGAGGGCCTTTCCCGAATCATCATGCAGGGCCCCATGGCCCGGCACACCAGGGGCCCCCAGACCAACTTCTTTACGGACCTCTTCGATCTCTACGAACGCTTCAACCTGGACATGATCTGGATGGCCGGGCACATGGGCTGCAAGAACACCATGGCCCTGAATGGCATGTTCCGGGAAAAGTGCAGGGAGCGCGGAATCCCGCTTCTCATCATTCAGTACGACCTTTCGGACACGCGGGTGGTCTCCCCCGCCGAAATCCGCAAGCAGGCCGAAGGCTTCATGGAAACCGTCATCAAGGCCGAGCCAAGCAAATAG
- a CDS encoding glycosyltransferase family 2 protein — MAASLDLSVVVPVFNEADNIDGLYGQIKPVLESLGKTSEIIFINDGSTDGSGPRLDALCADPCVKVIHFRRNFGQSAAMMAGFDHAKGEVVISLDADLQNDPADIPLILEKLDQGYTVVSGWRKDRKDRTLTRKVPSFVANRLISALSGVPLHDYGCTLKGYRRQFIENLGIYGEMHRFLPVYAKWQGAKIAEIPVSHRPRVAGKSKYGLERTFKVLLDLLLIKFYDGYAQKPMYAFGFVGFSSFLVSLACFCAMIYFKFWGGKSFIQTPLPLLAVQFFLIGIICFLLGITTDLVMRTYFESQNRRPYMVSHTRNMEGP; from the coding sequence ATGGCGGCGTCCCTCGATCTGTCGGTGGTGGTCCCGGTTTTCAACGAAGCCGACAACATTGACGGCCTTTACGGCCAGATCAAGCCGGTTCTGGAAAGCCTTGGGAAAACCAGCGAGATCATATTCATAAACGACGGCTCCACTGACGGATCGGGCCCGCGCCTGGACGCCCTGTGCGCGGACCCCTGCGTAAAGGTGATCCACTTCCGCCGCAACTTCGGCCAGTCCGCCGCCATGATGGCCGGTTTCGACCACGCCAAGGGCGAGGTGGTCATTTCCCTGGACGCCGACCTCCAGAACGACCCGGCGGACATCCCCCTGATCCTGGAAAAGCTCGACCAGGGCTACACCGTGGTTTCGGGCTGGCGCAAGGACCGCAAGGACAGGACCCTCACCCGCAAGGTTCCCAGTTTCGTGGCCAACAGGCTGATTTCGGCGCTTTCGGGGGTGCCCCTGCACGACTACGGCTGCACCCTGAAGGGCTACCGCCGCCAGTTCATCGAAAACCTGGGCATTTACGGCGAGATGCACCGTTTCCTGCCGGTTTACGCCAAGTGGCAGGGGGCGAAAATCGCGGAAATTCCGGTTTCCCACAGGCCCCGCGTGGCGGGAAAGTCCAAGTACGGCCTGGAGCGCACCTTCAAGGTTCTTTTGGACCTCCTTCTCATCAAGTTCTACGACGGCTACGCCCAAAAGCCCATGTACGCCTTTGGTTTCGTGGGCTTTTCCAGCTTTCTGGTCTCCCTGGCCTGTTTTTGCGCCATGATCTATTTCAAGTTCTGGGGCGGCAAGAGCTTCATCCAGACGCCCCTGCCGCTTCTGGCTGTCCAGTTTTTCCTCATCGGCATAATCTGCTTTCTTCTTGGAATCACCACCGACCTTGTAATGCGCACCTATTTCGAGTCCCAGAACCGGCGTCCCTACATGGTGAGCCATACCAGAAACATGGAAGGCCCATAG
- a CDS encoding 2-hydroxyacyl-CoA dehydratase — MKQPVSLPRLINDIVDSPISPLVDKAQEADRKAIAYTCSFVPEPLLNVEGLFGVRVRAPGVSGTPMADTYLSNVICSTVRSILEFVLEGTFSSINGWVFTASCDHMRRLYDNLDYLEHPDFIHILDVPHKRSEAAVQWMREELSMLAEKLADKFNVVTDDAALSRAIDAHNEYLALMRDISDLRKRDHPPLTGAMFQALIAAASSSPTDLIIPHLRVFYETARNAPGIDDYRARLLMAGSHCDDPHYIRVIESTGALVVGDRTCTGSIPALAPIDDEGDPLTVLARRSLSNISCPRMMEEFDTRVEEIIAAAKEFRVDGVVLETMKFCDTWGVEASPMINALRKAKIPVLRLEREYSLGSEGQLQTRVQAFMESMGK, encoded by the coding sequence ATGAAGCAGCCCGTGAGCCTTCCACGCCTGATCAACGACATCGTCGACTCGCCCATAAGCCCCCTGGTGGACAAGGCCCAGGAGGCCGACCGCAAGGCCATAGCCTATACCTGCTCATTCGTTCCCGAACCCTTGCTGAACGTGGAGGGCCTTTTCGGCGTAAGGGTGCGCGCCCCCGGTGTTTCCGGCACGCCCATGGCCGACACCTACCTTTCAAACGTCATATGCTCCACGGTAAGAAGCATCCTGGAGTTCGTGCTGGAAGGCACCTTTTCCAGCATCAACGGCTGGGTCTTCACCGCAAGCTGCGATCACATGCGCCGCCTGTACGACAACCTGGACTACCTGGAACACCCGGATTTCATTCATATCCTGGACGTCCCCCACAAGAGGAGCGAGGCGGCTGTCCAGTGGATGCGCGAAGAGCTTTCCATGCTGGCGGAAAAGCTCGCCGACAAGTTCAACGTGGTCACCGACGACGCGGCCCTGTCCCGCGCCATAGACGCCCACAACGAATATCTCGCCCTCATGCGCGACATTTCGGATTTGAGGAAGCGCGACCACCCGCCGCTCACCGGGGCCATGTTCCAGGCCCTGATCGCCGCAGCCTCCTCGTCGCCCACGGACCTCATCATCCCCCATCTGCGGGTTTTCTACGAAACAGCCCGGAACGCCCCCGGCATAGACGACTACCGGGCGCGCCTCCTCATGGCCGGAAGCCATTGCGACGATCCGCACTACATAAGGGTGATCGAGTCCACCGGGGCGCTCGTGGTTGGGGACCGCACCTGTACAGGCTCCATCCCGGCCCTTGCCCCCATAGACGACGAAGGCGACCCCCTCACGGTCCTTGCCCGGCGCAGCCTCTCCAACATAAGCTGCCCCCGCATGATGGAGGAGTTCGACACCAGGGTCGAGGAGATCATCGCGGCGGCAAAAGAGTTCCGGGTTGACGGCGTGGTGCTGGAAACCATGAAGTTCTGCGACACCTGGGGCGTTGAGGCGAGCCCCATGATCAACGCCCTCAGAAAGGCCAAAATACCGGTTCTGCGCCTGGAGCGGGAATATTCACTGGGAAGCGAGGGGCAACTGCAGACCAGAGTCCAGGCCTTTATGGAAAGCATGGGCAAGTGA